The DNA region CGATCGATTCTGCGCACTGGAGCACGCACTGGTGTCCTATGGCGGAGGTAGCTTCCGCGGCGTCACCGATGACGCCCTGGCCGGGGTTGGCCGCACGCGGCGTGTGAGTCTGTCGGTGACCAGCTTCCTCGTGCTACCGGAGATTCTCGAAGCCAGCGACCTGATTGCCGTCATTCCCGAGCGGCTGGCCCGACGCGCGCCAGGACTGGTGGTTCGTGACCCACCCTTACCCATTCCAGGATTCACCAAGACGGCGGCGTGGCACGAGCGGACTCATCGTTCGCCGGCACACCGGTGGGCGAGAGAGCGGCTGTTCTCACTGTGAATTGTTGCAGTGCGACTTGTGGCTCCGTCGAACATATCTAAGATATCAGTTGACTGGCGCCTTTACGGTCGCCACAGCCGTGCCGCTGCCGTTGTGGGGGGGCGGGACGAATCTTCGTTTCCCGGGAGTCAACTGTGAATCATTCGAATGTCATGTCGCTGCTGATGGCCTGTCTTGTAGCGGCCCTGCCCTGCGCGGCCGTGGCGCAATCCGCCGCCACGCCGTCCATCACGCCGGTCGCCCAGTGGAACCGCCTGGAGTTCGATCTCGACAAGACGGCGCAGACCGCCTACGACAAGAACCAGACGTACAAGAAGGTCCTCCTGCAGGGCACCAAGGTCGACGCCGACGGCAACATCTACGCGACCACCGCGCGCTGGGGTGGCCCCGAGGTTCCCGCGACGCTCTCGAAGCTGGTGAAGAAAGACGGTAAATGGGTGCTGCAGCCGTATCCGAGCGTCGCCATGAACCGCGTCGGCGATCCCAAGGCGCTGCAGGCCGTGCTCGGTATCGAGATCGACCGCAATGGCGTGATGTGGATCCTCGACCAGGGCCACGTCGGCGGCAAGCCGTCGCAGCCGGGCAGCCAGAAGCTGGTGCTGTGGGATATCAAGCAGAACAAGGAACTGCAGAGCTTCACCTTCGACGACTCGCTCGCCGACAGCAAGTGCTCGTTCCTCAATGACGTGGTCGTCGACAACGATCGCGATGTCGCTTACATCACGGACTCGGGCATCTTCTGCGATCCGCTCCAGGGCGGCCTCATTGTTTACGACCGCAAGACCAACACGGCGCGACGCGTGCTTTCCGACACGGTGTTCACCACCGACCAGACGGGTTTCCGCTTCCGCATCGACAACCGCGATGTCACGCCGGACAAGCCGATGCGTACGGGTGCCGACGGCATCGCGCTCTCGGGCGACAAGAAAACGCTGTACTGGACCAACCTCTCGAGCCATGCCCTGTATTCGCTCGACACCGCCCTGCTGCGCGACCCGAAGACCAGCGAGGCGGCACTTCGTACCGCGGTAAAGAACGTTGCGACGCTGCCTTCCAATGCCGATGGCATGGTCGCCGACCGTGACGGCAACCTTTACCTCACCGCGCTCGAGTTGAACGGCATCCTGCGCTGGGATCACGTCACGGGCAAGTTCAGCACCGTGGTGATTCATCCCGACATGTCGTGGCCGGACACCATCGGTTTCGGTCCGAACGGTCACCTCTACGTGAGCAGCGGCCATCTGAATCGCTTTGTCGACACGTCGATGGATTTCGACCACCCGACTTCGCCCAACTTCACCATCTGGGATATCGGCACCAACTCGCGTAGCTATCTCGCGAAGTAAGCGTCCGCGCCAGACACACCTGATTGACGACATCTGACCGGGCCGCGGCAACGCGGCCCCCTGGCGGCGCTTTGCCCGCCATCCAGCCCAAGGACCCATCCATGCGCATTCATCCTCTCGCCCGCGCCCTCGGCGCGCTGCTGGCGCTCGCCCCGTTGTCGGCCGCCTTCGCCACCGACAACGGCTATGAAAACACCCTGACCGGTGACTGGGGTGGCACACGCTCCTCGTGGGCTGATAGCGGTGTCGCCCTCGGTGGCGGCTACGTCGGCGAGTTCGCCACGAACACCTCCGGTGGCACACGCAAGACGTCCGCTTATGCGGACCAGATCTGGCTGAGTGGCGACTTCGATTTCCAGAAGATGTTCGGCTGGCAAGGCGGTTCCCTGCATGTCGATGTGGTCGACCGTAACGGCACGCAGCTCGACAACAAGGCCAGCCTCGGCTCGCTGCTGGAGACGCAGGAAATCTACGGTCGCGGCAACGTCACGCGCCTCACGCGGTTCTACCTGGAACAGAAATTCGCTGGCGACCTGGTCGATGTGCGTGTCGGTCGCATGGACGTCAGCAACGACTTCTTCCCGTTTACCTGCGACTTCCAGAGCCTGAACTTCTGCGCGAGCTTGCCGGGTTATGTGACGCAAGGCTGGTACACCATGCCCATCTCGCAGACCGGTGCGGTGGTCAGGATCAGTCCCGATCCGTCGTGGTACGTCAAGGTCGGTGGCTATCAGGTCAACCCGAACAACCTCAACACCGACCAGCGCTTCCGCGTGTCGGCACCCGGCCGTGACATCGGCAAGCTCGGCATCGTGGAGCTCGGCTTCAAGTCAGGCCAGGGACAGGGTGAACTGCCGGGCTCCTGGGTCGTCGGTGCGTGGCGCAACACGGCCCCCTACGCGGACTTGCGCGATGACGTGAACGGCGATCCGGCCGTGCTGACCGATGCCGATTCGATGATGCGCAACGGCCTGCACGGTGTGTACGCCACGGTGAAGCAGAAGCTCGTCACGAATGCCTCCGGCGGCGGGCTGACCTTGTTCGCCAACGTGGTACAGGCGGATTCGCATACGGACACCGTCGACCAGTTATTGTCGCTCGGCTTCTTCCTCGACGCACCATTCGCCGCACGTCCCGCCGACAGGATCAGCTTCGCGCTGGGACGCGATCGTGTCAGTGATCGCGTTGCCGATAACGCGCGCATCGCCAATGCCGCGGGCCTCGGTCCGGTCGCCGTTCCGCGTTACGAATACGACGCCGAAGTGAACTACAACTTCAGCCTCGGCCGAGGCGTGGTGCTGATGCCGAACTTCCAGTACATCCGTCACCCGGGCGGTCTGGACACGAATTCGAATGCGGCGGTTCTCGGGTTGCGTGTGGCGGCGTCGTTCTGACGACCGTCAGCTGGTTTCCCGCCGTACGGAAGGTGTAACCGGGAGGCCGCCCTGGCGAAGCCCGAACAGCTTCATGATCCTCTCGACGCGGACGGTGGGCTTTTGCCCGCCGTCCTTGAATTCCACGTTCAGGGCCATACCCATCAGCGGACGTGACACGAGATAGTCGGCGGCCACGTCCGCAAAGAACGCGGGATCGGGGATGACCAGGTGTTTCTTCGTGACCTGAGCTTTGAGCCACTGTGTAAGGCGTGCACGCAGGTGGATGTTTCCGAGAGCGAAATAGTCCCGGGTCGCATCGGGGAAGCTCTTGCGCTCGTCGATGACGAGGCGGAACAGGTTCACCGCCGTCGCCGTATGCGCGGCCTTGATCCAGCTCAGGAGGAACAGCTCGAGCAGGTCGGTCGCCTCGGTCGTCGAATTCACCTTCGCATCGAGCAGGTCGAGCGCCTTTAGCGCGACGCGCTCGATGATCTTCTCGATCAGTACGGCCTTGCTGCCGACAAGACCGTAGACCGTGCGCTTTGACATGCCAGCCTGCTTCGCGACCTCAGCCATGCTGTGCGCGTCGAGTTCATGCTGCGCAAGAAGTTGCTCCGCCGCGACAAGAATGCGTTCCATCTGCTCGTTCGACGTATGCATGGGCGGGCGACCGCGCCTTCGGGCTGACTGGATTGAAGGCACGGTTCCATTGAGTCCAGCGGATGTCGTTGCGCTACTTTATCACTCTCCGCATGAATGCTCATCGGTCGGTGCGCCGCTGAGGATCAAAAATGAGCAGAAGAACGCTACAAGCAGAGACTCTTCAAAGCTTTAGGCCTTTTTTTTTTGGGCAAACGCGCAAGCCGTTCCAGCGTTTAAACGTGAGCCGTAACCGCCTCTTCATTTCTACCGTCCACGTCGGATTCAGTATCCAATTGAATAATTCGATCAGCCGTGCGAATAGTTTCCTGTCGATGAGCGATCATCACGCGAGTGATGCTAAGCGAGCGAATGGCCTCGCTCACCAACGACTCCGAGTAAGCATCCAGGTGGCTAGTCGCCTCGTCCAGCAACAAAAGTCTCGGCTCGCGGTACAAAGCCCTCGCAAGCATGAGTCTCTGTTTCTGGCCACCAGAAAGGGCCGCGCCTAGGTTCCCCACCACGGTTCGGTAGCCCATCGGCATGGCGAGTATGTCGTCGTGGATCAAAGCCGCGCTCGCCGCTCGATAGATCCGATCACGCTCAGGCGCAGGATCACCGAAGGTAATATTATCCTCAAGGGCACCGGACATCAGTGAGTCCTCCTGCATGACAGCGGCCATGCAGTGGCGATAGCGCGACATGCCGAGCTTCAGGATTGGAACCCCTCCGTAAAGCACTTCCCCACTGGTCGGCTGGATGAGACCTGTTAACAACTTCACAAGCGTGGTCTTCCCGCATCCAGATCTCCCTACAATAGCGACAGACTCTCCCGGATTGATATCGAACGAGACGTTCTCGATAACCCATGGGCTAGCTTCGTCATAGCGAAAATATAGGTTTCGGACGCTTAGGCGTGGAAGAAGATCCGGGCCATCCCATTGCTCCTCATAGCCCGGCTCGACAGGTGACGAAACGATATCCGACAGACGAGAGAGGTGTAGCCCGAGCATCCTGATTTCGACCACTTTGTCCGCAAGGCCCGCGCCACGCGATATGAACTGGTCCGAGTAGGCGGCGAAGGCGATCATCATACCGACAGTGATCGCACCATCCAGCACCTGGATCGTCGCCAGCCACACCAGAACGACGCGGCCCAAGCCTTGCACGCATTGACTGAGTATGGTGAACAACGACGTTATCTTCTGCGCGGATAGATCGCTGTTTGCCAGATCTGTTACCGTCTCGATATAGCGTGAAGATCGACTCCCCTGCTGGCTCGCAAGTTTGATCGTAGCCACATTCCTGATTGCCTCAAGGATCTCGCTCTGCAGGTGCGCCGAGCTATTTATTTGCTCTTCGTTGGCCCTTCTTAAGGGCCAGAAGAAAATCGCTCTGAGAATCACATAGACGGACAGAACCGCCACAGAAACAAGCAATAGACGTACGTTATAGATGCCCATGAGAATCAGTGTTGCCATGGACATGATTCCGTCGATAACCGTTCCTACAAATTGCGACGTCAGCGTCTTCTGAATCGTCTGAGATGCGCCAAGCCGCGAGACGATGTCGCCCATGTGCCTTTTTTCGTACCAGTCGTATGGCAGCTTAAGGAGCCGCGAGAAGAAGTTCGAAGACCACTGGACGTTTAGGTTTGCGCCCGCCCACATGATCAGCCACGACCGGCACCCATTGAACGCCGACTGGAAAATGACGACAGCGAGAAATCCGAGGCCGAGCACCGTCATCAGATGACTGTCTTGATTGACGATGACGTGGTCGGTGACCCACTGCATGTAGAAAGGTATAGATATACCTAGCGCCTCGAGGACCAAAGCGACAAGGCCGACCTGTAAAAACGTTGCCGTCATCCCACGGACGTTCGAAAGCAATGAAGATAGCGTCAGTTCATTCGACTTCTCTCCACGAGAAAAGTCATCACCCGGAAAGAGTTCCAGCGCGACGTTACTGAACAGACCGGATAGCCTTGACAGCTTAATCCTTCGGACGCCAATAGCAGGGTCATGAATGGTGGCGTACGTACGTGTGATAGCTTTCAGAACGACGAAGTGATCGCCTTCCCAATGAAGAATCGCGGGTAGCCGCAATTGTGAAAGTTGCGACGGCGACGCATGGAGCGCCCTAGACTGCATACCAATGCTTCTCGCATTATCGGCCAGACGCGCAAGGGTTACGCCCCGCGAGGAGCTACCGAAGCTATTTCGCATGGTACTAAGAGTACGTCGGCTACCGTAGTAGCTGGCGACCATTGCGAGGCAGGCCAGACCGCAGTCGGCTACCTCGCTCTGATAGATCATGCCCAGCGTTCGACCAAAACCCATCTGCAGGCTTTGCTCCCAATTAGCGCGCATGCGATGACCTCGCGAAAGGCGAAAACATCCAGCTAAGCAGGGTTCTCTTTTCAATGGGAATGTCGACGTCCAGTGACGTTCCCGATAACAGAGGGATCGTTCTGTCATCCGCGCGAATATCGTCGTCATTTACAGAAATTTTTACGATAAACGTTGATTCGGAACCATCCGTCGATTTTGCACCTGTTGGCGGCTGATCGATTCCGCTCGACGATATCTCGGTCACTCGCCCGCGGAATTGTCCGAATTGCTGGAAAGGTAGCGACCGGTATTTAACGTGGACCATCTGGTTTAGTGTCACATGACCTATGGCGTGGCTGGGGATAAGCACTCGCGCATACATTCTGCTTCTGCCGGGAACTACGGTGGCCAAGATAGAATCAGCTTTTACGGCCTGCCCCGGCGAGAAAATCAGGTTAGACACCTTGCCGTCAGTCGGCGACCGGATAACCGAATCCCGCTGCGCGAGGTCCTGTGCCTCACTGCTACTCAATGCGGCAATCTGCCTTTGATTGTCGGCTATCTTGATCGCTGCGTTAGCCGCTTCGTCGTCTTGGTCTTTGCGAGCATCGTTCAGCTGTATGTCCAGATCCTTACGCTGACGCGATAGCGCCCTCAACTGAACCTGATCCTCCGTCCACGTCGCTTTCTGCTGCTGAAACTGTACGGCGGAAATCACGCCGGTTTCGCGGAGTGGCTTCATTTTTTCCCAGAGGTCTCCAGAATCATCGACCTTCTGCTGCTGGAGTCTGGTCTGCTCAGTCAGGGTGCGGCCCTCTTCTTCCAGATCCTGAAGCTTCCTTAATCGGCTTGTCGAAGCTGTTCGGGCCAACTGACGCTGTTCTTCAATCTGCCTTTCGAGCGCTCTTCGCTGGACTTCAAACTGGGTGTGCACCAGAAACGCGGTGTTTCCGAGTGGGCTGTCTATCCGTGACTCCACGATTTCAACCAAGGGTTCGCCCTTACGCACTTGTGCACCGATTGTCGTGAAGCTCTTCGAGATGTATCCGCTGAACGGACTGTGTAGCTCCATTACGCCGCCTGAAGGCACGAGCTGCCCCTGAAACGATTCCACGCTTGTGTAAGTGACGAGCGCGCATGCCGTTACCCCAGCTACCAGCAAGACACACCCCAGGATGGCTACGATCCACGCGGACGGAGGCGCGGCTAGAAAAACCTCATTCGCGGCTCTTGCATTTGCTCGCCCCCCAGATCCCTGAGTCATGCTGCTCTCCCGATGTCGTGCAAAAGAAACATATCGTCAGCGTTGCAGTCAACCGATTCTGCGCATCACTTCGCGAGCCTTGAAGAAACGCAAAAACATGCGCCTCCTCGATATTGAACTTGCGATTCCGATCGAATATATAACTTTAGACGGCCAAATGACGGGCCGCGTGTCCCTCGTATGAGGGCGCTTCGGGGAAGCAAGACATTTTGTTCGCTTATTTGAAGCCGGCCGCGCTGCGGATGGCCAAGGAGTTGGCGTGTCGAATTTTCGAGTCGAGACCGTACCGTTCGGTGTTCTACGTGTTCCTTTAAAGCCGAGCGACTTTCTTTCACGACTGCACGCGAGTGTGCGCTCCGATTCCAATTCGGAGGCATCCGAGCACGCATTTTCCTCCCGGCTTGCCAGTCAGATGGAGCAGATGTGGAACTCGCTCGACGACGCTTTCGTACGTACCGCGATAAAGCTTGCGTCGCCGGGCTTGCTTGAGCGGGCAAACGCTTCCGACATAGCAGCAATGGACAAAAAGGCCATCCGTCTCGGGATCGCCCTCTATAAGTACCTCTCGCGCATGGGCACACGCCCCACTCCGTTCGGCGCTTTTGCCACCGTCTCCCATGTTTCCATCGGCACTCGAACGTCTATGGAACTTAGCCCGGAACCACGACTTCACGCCCGGCTGGACAACGGGATCGCGATAAAGATTGCTCGCTTGTTCCGAGAGCACTTGATGAGCCACGACTTCCAGGCGATTCGCGTGCGCCTATCAAGCATAGCGTACGTTCTCAACAACACGTTGAGGTGCCTCATCATTGACTACAACGGCGATAAAGTGAAGTCGCGCTTGTCGGGCTTCCAGGTCAACGAAGGTTTGGCCGCGGTCATAAAGGTGGCGAAGGACTGGATTTCGTCAGGCGAACTCGTCGACATTCTGTCAATGGAGCTTAGCGTTCCTTCGGCTGATGCTATCCAGTTCGTGCGCGACCTTCTGGATCGACAAATCCTTATAACCGACGTTGAGCTCAATCTTACATCTGCCGACGCGTTCAAAGATCTTATTTCAAGGATGTCCGAATACCCTAGCGAGACGCTTAGGACGTACGCACTGAGCTATCGAGAGTTCGCTCAGCGCCTGGACGATATTCGGGATATCAGTATCGCTACGCTAGCCCAAACCGACGCTTTCGTAGACCTGGTGAGGTCTCGCCTTGGGGAAGATCAGGTCGATACGGGAAAGATTTTGCATGTCGACGCCTATCGGGATGGCGGTCCTGAAATCGCAGAAACCGACCTGAAGGAGATTTTGTCGAGTTTGGAGGATATCTACCATCTCGTCTGGAAGAGAAGTCCCGCGCTTGATCGATTCAAGGCGAGTTTTCGAGAGATGTTCGGTCATAGGCGGGTTCCGCTTTTGCACGCTCTCGATCCTGATACGGGTATCGGCTTTGGTCCAGCTCGTGCCTCAAGAAGCCCTTTGCTGACCGGCGTAGATATGGCAGCGAATACCGCTAGTAGTATTTCGTGGGACACGTGGCAAGCCACGCTTTTGGGCGGGATCACACGTGCTTTAGGTCAGGGGCTTGACGTAGTCGACCTCACTCCGGAAGAAGTGCGCTTGGCGAGCCGTTCGGACGCCATGTCGGATCCGGGGGATTATCAACATCCCATGGCCATACTGATTCTTCTCGATCGTGGCGAAGGCCAGCCATTCGAAGCGATCTTCAACGGGCTTAGTGGGCCTTCCGCTTTAGGCCTTATCGGACGATTCACGAGCGGTCTTCCTTCGATTTACCAGTTGGCTTCCGACCTAGCGGAGTCCGAGCAAGGGTCGTCTTCTGCCACGCTCGCCGAGATTATTCATATTCCGGGTGGACGGACGGCCAATGTCATTGTTCGCCGGCGCCTGAGGAGCGCAGAAATTCAATGTGGCCTGGGTTCTTCGGAAGGCTACGACAACCGGAATCTGCCTGTCTCGAGCATGTATGTTCAATTGAGGGACGATAGGGTAGTTATCACTTCAGAAAGCGGCGAGGAGCTTATTCCACGCCTGGCATCGGCGCATAACACCGCGGGCTACCAGCTTCCGGTGTACCAGTTCCTCAGCGCATTACAGAACCAAGATGGCGTATCTGGCAGTTTGTCAGACAGCTTGGTGCTCAGTGACTTGCCTTACATTCCACGTATACGTTTTCGATCGCTTATTCTTTCTCCTGCCCGTTGGATAGTGGATAAGGCATCCATTGATGAGATCACATCGAAAAAGGCGCCCTACGAGCAGTTCAGGCTTATAACTGCGTATCGTAGCGAGAAGGGACTCCCTCGTTACGTCACTCTCGTAGATGCCGACAACCTTCTTGAAGTCGATCTAGAAAGAGAAATATCGGTTCTTGCCATGATCGAGGAAATGCGTGGGCGAAGAAGGATTGTTTTACGCGAATCGATCGGTGCAATGAATTCGGCGCAAGTGAGTGTTGCCGGGAAGTCGTATCGGCATGAGCTCTTCCTGCCGCTCAATGTGCTGCGCAAGAGAGCCGTCGATCACGCTCGTCGTCTGCGGGAAGATCTTACCTTCGTTTCATCTCAACGCAACATTTCGCTTCCGCTGGATGGCTGGATTTACCTTGATCTGTTCTGCGGCGAAGCCTCTGGTGACATCATCGTCGCGTCTTCCGTTTTGACGTTTACTGAGAGACATCGAGGCGAAATAGATAAGTGGTTCTTCGTTCGATTTTACGAAGCTGGGGCGAGCCACCTTCGTGTGCGCATCCTTCCTTTTGCGAGTGTGCCCGTAGCGGATCTTTTTAGACGGTTCATGGAATCCGTAAAGGATTCGGTGCTTTCCGGAATTATCTGCAAGGTTCGGGTATCCACCTACGAGAGGGAAATCGAACGATACGGCGGCGCGTCTGCGATGGGCATCTGTGAGAGTCTTTTCACGGTAAGTAGCCGACTCGTAGCCAGCGTCCTCAGCGCGATTTCAGCCGACGCACAAAAGGAAGAATTGCGCTGGAAGCATGCTTTTCTCGTTTTATGGCAAACGTTGGAGGACGCTTTTCCAGATCTCACTGTTCGTCGAACAGTGGCAAAAGATATGTTCGACGGCTATCGCCGAGAGCTACCGTCGGGGGGAAATGTACTAGCCGCGGTGTCAAGCAACTACCGACGCGATAGAGCGGCGGTCAATCGCCTAGTCCTTCCGTCCGGAGAGGCCCACGACCTAGCGTTCACTGTGCTGCCAGAACGAGACTACACAGCGAGATTAATTGCAGATCTACGAAACACGCTGGATGAGCGGGATTTCGTGAGGGTGATAACGAGCATCATTCATATGGATTGTAATCGCTGGTTTCCTTTTCATGCCAGATCAAACGAAATGATGCTTTACGAATACGCAGGTAGAGAGATTGCTAGCTCGCTCTTGCGAGAGGCAGGCTAATTCAGGGAACGATTCACCTATCGGCGACATCCGTCCCCAGGAGGGGGAGGATGAGCCAAACACCAAGGGAAATACGAGAATGGAACGTAATGGTAACCTGAGCTCCGCTGTGTCCAACAAGCTAGCCTTGGCGGAGAACGTTATGCTCGAGCTGACGCCGTCTGAGATGAATGGCGTCGCAGGTGGGATGTTGCCGAATACCTCGACGCTGACTTCGGTCACGGTCACGGTTACTGTGACGGAGAGTTCTGCGGTTTGTACGACCATCTTGACCACTCTGTAATGATGAAAGGAGGAGGCGCGCGTGACGTGCCTCCTCCGTTTTCCACGCCGGGGCTGGCGCGCACTGTCCTGTAATAGCATCAGGGCGCCGTTGCGGCTTAAGACGGTTGGTCTATCGAGAAGAGTATGTTCGATTTTCTAAAGTCATTCCTGGATCCGGTCTGGTTTCGTCCAGACAACCTCGCAAGAACCTGGGTAGAGGAAAGGATTGGCGCCAAGTGCGTCCGTCTGCTGACGGTCCTTGTAGTCGTCATGTTGAGCACTAATGCTGTGTTAGTTCCCTTTGCCGCCTACGTCGACTCCGTGGGCATAGACATTGCGTTCTCGATGCTCGAGCTACAGGTGGTCGTCGGCTTGACGTTGTATCTCCTGCCAATCGTGCGCCTGATCAAGCGCGTGGCACCCCGGCGGATCCAGGTCGCTTGGCTTCGGCGAGCACGGCACTACAAGCTTTTTAAAGAATGGCTAACGACGACGCCGACCTCTTAAGGCCCGGGGGATGGACTATTCATGGCTTTTTTTCATAGGTCCAAGTCGCCGTTCAGCTTGACTTGAGATTTAGGAAACCTCGCGGTACCATATATTAGAGGCGTTGTCCCGATCCCTCCCGAAAGCCCGTCACGCCAGTGACCCGAAGGTGCGCATCGC from Luteibacter mycovicinus includes:
- a CDS encoding lantibiotic dehydratase, with amino-acid sequence MSNFRVETVPFGVLRVPLKPSDFLSRLHASVRSDSNSEASEHAFSSRLASQMEQMWNSLDDAFVRTAIKLASPGLLERANASDIAAMDKKAIRLGIALYKYLSRMGTRPTPFGAFATVSHVSIGTRTSMELSPEPRLHARLDNGIAIKIARLFREHLMSHDFQAIRVRLSSIAYVLNNTLRCLIIDYNGDKVKSRLSGFQVNEGLAAVIKVAKDWISSGELVDILSMELSVPSADAIQFVRDLLDRQILITDVELNLTSADAFKDLISRMSEYPSETLRTYALSYREFAQRLDDIRDISIATLAQTDAFVDLVRSRLGEDQVDTGKILHVDAYRDGGPEIAETDLKEILSSLEDIYHLVWKRSPALDRFKASFREMFGHRRVPLLHALDPDTGIGFGPARASRSPLLTGVDMAANTASSISWDTWQATLLGGITRALGQGLDVVDLTPEEVRLASRSDAMSDPGDYQHPMAILILLDRGEGQPFEAIFNGLSGPSALGLIGRFTSGLPSIYQLASDLAESEQGSSSATLAEIIHIPGGRTANVIVRRRLRSAEIQCGLGSSEGYDNRNLPVSSMYVQLRDDRVVITSESGEELIPRLASAHNTAGYQLPVYQFLSALQNQDGVSGSLSDSLVLSDLPYIPRIRFRSLILSPARWIVDKASIDEITSKKAPYEQFRLITAYRSEKGLPRYVTLVDADNLLEVDLEREISVLAMIEEMRGRRRIVLRESIGAMNSAQVSVAGKSYRHELFLPLNVLRKRAVDHARRLREDLTFVSSQRNISLPLDGWIYLDLFCGEASGDIIVASSVLTFTERHRGEIDKWFFVRFYEAGASHLRVRILPFASVPVADLFRRFMESVKDSVLSGIICKVRVSTYEREIERYGGASAMGICESLFTVSSRLVASVLSAISADAQKEELRWKHAFLVLWQTLEDAFPDLTVRRTVAKDMFDGYRRELPSGGNVLAAVSSNYRRDRAAVNRLVLPSGEAHDLAFTVLPERDYTARLIADLRNTLDERDFVRVITSIIHMDCNRWFPFHARSNEMMLYEYAGREIASSLLREAG
- a CDS encoding carbohydrate porin; amino-acid sequence: MRIHPLARALGALLALAPLSAAFATDNGYENTLTGDWGGTRSSWADSGVALGGGYVGEFATNTSGGTRKTSAYADQIWLSGDFDFQKMFGWQGGSLHVDVVDRNGTQLDNKASLGSLLETQEIYGRGNVTRLTRFYLEQKFAGDLVDVRVGRMDVSNDFFPFTCDFQSLNFCASLPGYVTQGWYTMPISQTGAVVRISPDPSWYVKVGGYQVNPNNLNTDQRFRVSAPGRDIGKLGIVELGFKSGQGQGELPGSWVVGAWRNTAPYADLRDDVNGDPAVLTDADSMMRNGLHGVYATVKQKLVTNASGGGLTLFANVVQADSHTDTVDQLLSLGFFLDAPFAARPADRISFALGRDRVSDRVADNARIANAAGLGPVAVPRYEYDAEVNYNFSLGRGVVLMPNFQYIRHPGGLDTNSNAAVLGLRVAASF
- a CDS encoding L-dopachrome tautomerase-related protein codes for the protein MNHSNVMSLLMACLVAALPCAAVAQSAATPSITPVAQWNRLEFDLDKTAQTAYDKNQTYKKVLLQGTKVDADGNIYATTARWGGPEVPATLSKLVKKDGKWVLQPYPSVAMNRVGDPKALQAVLGIEIDRNGVMWILDQGHVGGKPSQPGSQKLVLWDIKQNKELQSFTFDDSLADSKCSFLNDVVVDNDRDVAYITDSGIFCDPLQGGLIVYDRKTNTARRVLSDTVFTTDQTGFRFRIDNRDVTPDKPMRTGADGIALSGDKKTLYWTNLSSHALYSLDTALLRDPKTSEAALRTAVKNVATLPSNADGMVADRDGNLYLTALELNGILRWDHVTGKFSTVVIHPDMSWPDTIGFGPNGHLYVSSGHLNRFVDTSMDFDHPTSPNFTIWDIGTNSRSYLAK
- a CDS encoding peptidase domain-containing ABC transporter, with translation MRANWEQSLQMGFGRTLGMIYQSEVADCGLACLAMVASYYGSRRTLSTMRNSFGSSSRGVTLARLADNARSIGMQSRALHASPSQLSQLRLPAILHWEGDHFVVLKAITRTYATIHDPAIGVRRIKLSRLSGLFSNVALELFPGDDFSRGEKSNELTLSSLLSNVRGMTATFLQVGLVALVLEALGISIPFYMQWVTDHVIVNQDSHLMTVLGLGFLAVVIFQSAFNGCRSWLIMWAGANLNVQWSSNFFSRLLKLPYDWYEKRHMGDIVSRLGASQTIQKTLTSQFVGTVIDGIMSMATLILMGIYNVRLLLVSVAVLSVYVILRAIFFWPLRRANEEQINSSAHLQSEILEAIRNVATIKLASQQGSRSSRYIETVTDLANSDLSAQKITSLFTILSQCVQGLGRVVLVWLATIQVLDGAITVGMMIAFAAYSDQFISRGAGLADKVVEIRMLGLHLSRLSDIVSSPVEPGYEEQWDGPDLLPRLSVRNLYFRYDEASPWVIENVSFDINPGESVAIVGRSGCGKTTLVKLLTGLIQPTSGEVLYGGVPILKLGMSRYRHCMAAVMQEDSLMSGALEDNITFGDPAPERDRIYRAASAALIHDDILAMPMGYRTVVGNLGAALSGGQKQRLMLARALYREPRLLLLDEATSHLDAYSESLVSEAIRSLSITRVMIAHRQETIRTADRIIQLDTESDVDGRNEEAVTAHV
- a CDS encoding HlyD family secretion protein; this encodes MESFQGQLVPSGGVMELHSPFSGYISKSFTTIGAQVRKGEPLVEIVESRIDSPLGNTAFLVHTQFEVQRRALERQIEEQRQLARTASTSRLRKLQDLEEEGRTLTEQTRLQQQKVDDSGDLWEKMKPLRETGVISAVQFQQQKATWTEDQVQLRALSRQRKDLDIQLNDARKDQDDEAANAAIKIADNQRQIAALSSSEAQDLAQRDSVIRSPTDGKVSNLIFSPGQAVKADSILATVVPGRSRMYARVLIPSHAIGHVTLNQMVHVKYRSLPFQQFGQFRGRVTEISSSGIDQPPTGAKSTDGSESTFIVKISVNDDDIRADDRTIPLLSGTSLDVDIPIEKRTLLSWMFSPFARSSHAR
- a CDS encoding TetR/AcrR family transcriptional regulator; translation: MHTSNEQMERILVAAEQLLAQHELDAHSMAEVAKQAGMSKRTVYGLVGSKAVLIEKIIERVALKALDLLDAKVNSTTEATDLLELFLLSWIKAAHTATAVNLFRLVIDERKSFPDATRDYFALGNIHLRARLTQWLKAQVTKKHLVIPDPAFFADVAADYLVSRPLMGMALNVEFKDGGQKPTVRVERIMKLFGLRQGGLPVTPSVRRETS